The following coding sequences are from one Sphingobium sp. V4 window:
- a CDS encoding chemotaxis protein CheD (catalyzes the conversion of glutamine residues to glutamate on methyl-accepting chemotaxis receptors) codes for MRRVAIVQGEYHVVSEPGVVITTLLGSCVAACLQDPVARVGGMNHFLLGEPGADAPVGTADMQRYGVHAMELLINAMMQRGAQRSRLRGHLYGGANIIAGLGGIGSGNAAFARGFMETEGIAIGRCELGGVQARKVEYMPFEGRVRSTSVAEAPPLPPRTRPAPVLAAAGDVELF; via the coding sequence ATGCGCCGCGTCGCGATCGTCCAGGGCGAATATCATGTCGTGTCGGAGCCGGGCGTCGTCATCACCACGCTGCTCGGTTCCTGCGTCGCCGCCTGCCTGCAGGATCCGGTGGCGCGGGTGGGAGGCATGAACCATTTTCTGCTGGGAGAGCCGGGCGCCGACGCGCCGGTCGGCACTGCGGACATGCAGCGCTATGGCGTCCATGCGATGGAATTGCTGATCAACGCCATGATGCAGCGGGGCGCCCAGCGTTCGCGCCTGCGTGGCCATCTCTACGGCGGCGCCAATATCATCGCGGGGTTGGGCGGGATCGGCAGCGGCAATGCCGCTTTCGCGCGTGGCTTCATGGAGACCGAAGGGATCGCCATCGGTCGATGCGAACTGGGCGGGGTGCAGGCGCGCAAGGTCGAATATATGCCTTTCGAAGGACGGGTACGATCGACCAGCGTCGCCGAGGCGCCGCCCCTGCCGCCCCGCACCCGGCCAGCGCCGGTGCTGGCTGCGGCGGGCGATGTCGAGCTATTTTGA
- a CDS encoding response regulator has product MPAASAIKVMVVDDQTSMRAMIRRTLQDLGFKDVRDKAGPVEALAAIKADRVHLIISDYNMPDMDGLQFLEAVRADPVIGKTVFIMLTGSADKEVVQKAAALGVNNYVVKPFAPAALKEKIERVFGELA; this is encoded by the coding sequence ATGCCGGCAGCGTCTGCAATTAAGGTAATGGTGGTCGACGATCAGACGAGTATGCGCGCGATGATCCGCCGCACGCTCCAGGATCTGGGGTTCAAGGATGTGCGCGACAAGGCCGGTCCGGTCGAAGCGCTGGCCGCGATCAAGGCGGATCGCGTCCACCTCATCATCTCGGACTATAATATGCCCGACATGGACGGGTTGCAGTTTCTGGAGGCGGTGCGCGCCGATCCGGTGATCGGCAAGACCGTGTTCATCATGCTTACTGGTTCGGCCGACAAGGAGGTCGTGCAGAAGGCGGCGGCGCTGGGCGTCAACAATTATGTGGTCAAGCCCTTCGCGCCCGCCGCGCTCAAGGAGAAGATTGAGCGCGTCTTCGGCGAGCTGGCCTGA
- a CDS encoding chemotaxis response regulator protein-glutamate methylesterase, which yields MSETTRVLIVDDSPSMRAMLTKLLGSDPQIEVIGAAPEPHAAREMIKTLNPDVVTLDIEMPGMDGLSFLEKIMRLRPMPVIMCSTLTARGAEATIEALRLGAVDCIAKPSGNAEEMAQNGALLRKMVKAAARSSVRRAPAPPAPLASAGKLRDVVIAIGASTGGVEALFSLVGALPPDCPPVLVVQHMPAAFTSGFAVRMDRDCRVKVVEAAHGMMLQRGTVYVAPGGAQHMELVGGSSGKIRLLPGDPVSGHRPSVDMLFRSVAPLGTRGVGVILTGMGSDGAQGLRVMRDAGARTLGQNRDSCVVYGMPRAAFELGAVEREVSLSAMPEAILGLCRL from the coding sequence GACGACAGCCCGTCGATGCGGGCGATGCTGACGAAATTGCTGGGCAGCGACCCGCAGATCGAGGTGATCGGCGCTGCGCCCGAACCCCATGCCGCGCGGGAGATGATCAAGACGCTGAACCCGGACGTGGTGACGCTGGATATCGAGATGCCGGGGATGGACGGCCTGTCCTTCCTGGAAAAGATCATGCGGCTGCGCCCCATGCCGGTCATCATGTGTTCCACGCTGACGGCGCGGGGCGCGGAGGCGACGATCGAGGCCTTGCGCCTGGGCGCGGTAGACTGCATCGCCAAGCCATCGGGCAATGCCGAGGAAATGGCGCAGAACGGCGCGCTGTTGCGCAAGATGGTGAAGGCGGCGGCGCGGTCCTCCGTCCGTCGCGCGCCCGCGCCGCCGGCTCCGCTGGCGTCCGCCGGCAAGCTGCGCGACGTCGTGATCGCGATCGGCGCGTCCACCGGTGGGGTCGAGGCGCTGTTCTCGCTGGTCGGCGCGCTGCCGCCCGATTGCCCGCCCGTGCTGGTCGTCCAGCACATGCCGGCGGCCTTCACCAGCGGCTTTGCCGTCCGCATGGATCGGGACTGCCGCGTCAAAGTGGTCGAGGCGGCGCATGGGATGATGCTGCAACGCGGGACGGTCTATGTCGCGCCCGGCGGCGCGCAGCATATGGAACTGGTCGGTGGCAGCAGCGGCAAGATCCGGCTTCTGCCCGGTGATCCGGTGTCGGGACATCGTCCATCGGTGGACATGCTGTTCCGTTCCGTCGCGCCCCTGGGGACGCGCGGGGTGGGAGTGATCCTGACCGGCATGGGCAGCGACGGGGCGCAGGGCTTGCGCGTCATGCGCGATGCGGGCGCCCGCACGCTGGGCCAGAACCGCGATAGCTGCGTCGTTTACGGAATGCCACGCGCCGCCTTCGAACTGGGTGCGGTGGAAAGGGAAGTGAGTTTGTCGGCCATGCCCGAGGCGATCCTCGGTCTGTGCCGGCTTTAA